The DNA segment CTTATCGTTTTCAGACAAGGAAAACCTTATGCATTTAGCGTTCCATCCCTTGTTGCACCTCAGCAAGAGTAAAGAAATCAGTAGTACTCTCTATGTAGGATGGGTCCTCATCCCTCATTGTCTTCCTCTGCCTCATCCTCTGttctttctttcactttcttcttcttcattgtgtCGCAGCTTTCATTTGCAGCAGTTGAAGAATACTTGTACGAACTTTGTGCTCCCTCCTTCCACTCCTACTGTGGGGATCAGAACATCAGTTACCCTTTCTCCAAATCCCCCAATGAGGAATGTGGGCTAGGCATCATCCATTGTGATGGACAATACTCGACACCATTTATCAGTTTTGAGTAAGATCAAAACAGGGTTGAGGTCAAAAGCATCGACTACAGAGATGAGAATATTGGAATTCATGACCTAAGATTCACGGACCTCATACTATGGAACGACTGCATTAGACTCTACAATCTCACTCACCCACACTTTTCCGATCATCTTTCCTTCCGACTGATAAGCCCCAACAATATTACCTTCCGAATATGCAACAAAATTTTCTAAGCATTGTCATGGCTAGGAATGAAAGGGGTTTAAGTAGTTGTATAGTCAATTTTCTATCATTGAAGTATTCTGGAAGTTAGTGGCTtgttcaaaattcaaacaagcCATACAGGAATAAGCTGAGGTTCTTACCTTCTGTGGAGAAAGATCGTTCTGGATTTACCCATTGCAGTTTTAATCCAACAATTTCCATATCTAATAAACATCATATTCTGTCCAAAATGTTCCcagaaataaaatttatcaaacaccttcttacctgtttctgtttccagaaacaagaattatcaaacacccttcttacctgtttctgtttccagaaacagtaatttctgtttctgccatttcttgaaacagaaacaacagaagcgttatcaaacaggcccaaAGACTAACGTATAGGAAGTAAGCTAGAGCTAGACAAGTATAACTGTAGAAGTGAACGGATCACTGTAGAAGGACCTTCTCGTCCAGGTTCTATAAATGAGTTTGACCACTCTACTCGACTCATCCCAAGTTTCATCTTTTCTCAGATCAAACCCACCTGAAACCACGATGATTCAACCCAAAGGAACCATCGTCTTCTCCACCATAGGAAGGAATCACTATGGCTTCGATGTTTTCTCCATCTCTTTAACTCCTAAACTCAACACCCAATGCATAGAGCATCGTCTCACAGACGGTGCTTCCATCAACTTTAATGGTCAGTTTGTCGACGAAGACCAAACCCTCATCTACGTCTCCGAGCGAACCGGCTCAGCTCAGATTTACCTGAACCGTCCTGAAAATCCCAAATTAGAGCAACTCCCTACTGTCACTGCGAGCCTATTTCACGACCGGCCGGTTCTACGAATCGACCGGTTGTACTATGTGTCTGCTCACGAACCGGCTGATAAACTGTTCACCAGCTGGTCTGCCGTTTACATGACCAAACTCGGAGACCGGAAAATCGTCCTCCGGTTAACTCCTAAAGGAGCAGTCGATTATAGTCCGGCTGTTTCGCCGACGGGGAAGTTCATTGCTGTAGCTTCTTACGGGTTCCGTCCTTGGAAGGGCGAGTTAGACGAGCTCGATACGGATATCATCGTTTTCCCACCGTCCGATCCGAATCGACGGATTGTCGTCTGCAAACGCGGCGGATGGCCAACGTGGTTCGGCGATTCAACTATTTTCTTCCATCGGAAAGCCGACGATGGATGGTGGAGCATTTTCCGAGTAGATCTACCTGAAAATTTCCAACATTTGGACGCCGGTGACAATCCTCGCCGCATAACTCCGCCAGGTGTCCACGCGTTTACTCCATCAGCTTCACGAGATCGAAATTTTGTTGCCTTCGCAACTCGACGGAGAGAAAGTAACTTCCGGCACATCGAGATCTTTGATTTAGAATCGGAATCGTTTTACAGAGTTACAGAGTCTCTCAACCCAAATTTCCACCATTACAATCCTTTTTTCTCCCCCAAAGGTGGTTTCCTAGGATACCACCGGTTCCGTGGTGAGTCAGCTCCGGGAGTGACTACGATTCCACACCTGGATCCTATAATTTCTCCCACAAACGAAATGAGGTTGCTTCGGCTCAATGGAAtgttcccttctttctctcataaTGGAGATTTCATCGCTTTCAACCACGACTTCGACATGAATTCTGGGTTGAGGATTGTGAGAAGAGACGGCTCGAAGAGATGGGTTGTTCTGAAAGATAGAAACGCCTTCTGTACTTCGTGGAACCCAACAGAAAATAATGTCATCTACACGTCCATTGGACCCATATTTGAGTCAGCCAAAAGAACGGTCCAGATTGCAAGGATCAGTTTTGATCCAAAAGATCTTACGGATGATCGAGAAGAGATTCCCGCCACTGTGAAGATACTTACTAGAGAAGACACCGGCAACAATGCCTTCCCATCGTGTTCGCCGGACGGCAAGTTCTTGGTTTTCCGGTCCGGAAGATCCGGTCACAAGAACCTCTTTATAGTCGACGCCGTAAATGGGGAATTCAACGGCGGGATCCGTCAACTAACGGATGGGCCTTGGATAGACACGATGCCCAGTTGGT comes from the Macadamia integrifolia cultivar HAES 741 unplaced genomic scaffold, SCU_Mint_v3 scaffold3552, whole genome shotgun sequence genome and includes:
- the LOC122068201 gene encoding uncharacterized protein LOC122068201; translated protein: MIQPKGTIVFSTIGRNHYGFDVFSISLTPKLNTQCIEHRLTDGASINFNGQFVDEDQTLIYVSERTGSAQIYLNRPENPKLEQLPTVTASLFHDRPVLRIDRLYYVSAHEPADKLFTSWSAVYMTKLGDRKIVLRLTPKGAVDYSPAVSPTGKFIAVASYGFRPWKGELDELDTDIIVFPPSDPNRRIVVCKRGGWPTWFGDSTIFFHRKADDGWWSIFRVDLPENFQHLDAGDNPRRITPPGVHAFTPSASRDRNFVAFATRRRESNFRHIEIFDLESESFYRVTESLNPNFHHYNPFFSPKGGFLGYHRFRGESAPGVTTIPHLDPIISPTNEMRLLRLNGMFPSFSHNGDFIAFNHDFDMNSGLRIVRRDGSKRWVVLKDRNAFCTSWNPTENNVIYTSIGPIFESAKRTVQIARISFDPKDLTDDREEIPATVKILTREDTGNNAFPSCSPDGKFLVFRSGRSGHKNLFIVDAVNGEFNGGIRQLTDGPWIDTMPSWSPDGKLIAFSSNRHNPNNVDCFSIYLIRPDGSDLRRFQLAGPEGLSDVDRERINHVCFNSDSSWLLFTANIGGVTADPVSLPNQFQPYGDMYMVRLDGSDLQRLTCNAYEDGTPSWGPSSSTKEEIELGSMSLEGNKVGGDKLKGQFEEPFWLSCNI